Genomic DNA from Corylus avellana chromosome ca4, CavTom2PMs-1.0:
ACCTCTCTCTTTGGATTTGGATCTCCTCGGTAACACATAAATTTCTGCATTTATTTAGACCATTAGATGAAATGGATAACTCATATTTTATAATATGAGAATcttatattttagaaaatatgaggggatctcaatcccctCTCTTCCGTTTGCACCTAATATATTGCAGTTTAAATGCCTCCACAAGTTTCAAGACATTATTGGAATACATAAGTGGATTCCAATTTTGATTCCATAGCCTTGACCCAAAGCCACATCCTTCCGAGATAGTTTCATTTCATATAAGCTTCTCCCTAAAATAGACCACTAGGTTGTAATATATTTGATACAACCACCTAATTTCTAGGTGTACATAATTGTATGTAATATAACATTATGACGCAACAcgaatgaaaaatgaaataaagataaaggatCGGCATCTCACCAATTGAATAAATTTGGCATCTCACTAGGAACACAGAGTCTCATCACATAAAAGAGcaatcacaactcttcttaaggaacaaaataattgtttatttCTCAATTATAGCTTGTCAAATACAATTGAAACTTATGCTTAAATAGATTAAAACACTAAACCCTAACTCTAATGTGATTGTTTGGGCTAAGCTCCATTATTAAATACGGActctaaaaacataaattaaatattaaaaaccattacaaaataatactaaCTGTAAACtaatattcttttttcattCTGCATCACATCCTTTCTAGGACAACTATATTGTTAGATTTGAAGTTGTTCAAATAATCATCTCTTCCAAAAACTCACgttaatacttttattttagATTCCAACTTATCAGACTTTCTTTTCAACAACACATGTTGTAGACAAGCCCAAACGTTTGAGTATCTCACACACAAGTTTAGATGAAACTAGTGAAATAGATTAAGGAAGAAAAAGCAGAAGAATCAGAAGGGAAGAAATTAATATTTCCTTCACATTCAAAGAATGGCCGCTGATGTATATAGAAGATGGTGGGAAAGAAACGCggattccatatatatatatatatatatatatatatataatacttaaTACATATACACGTGAGGATGTTGTCTAGAGTCAACTTGTAGTCATCGCTGAGGAAATGACAGAGAAGCTGAAGAAATGCGAAAGCCCCGGCTGCCACGCGCCACGCTCTTCTATTGACCACTGTAGCAACGAATGACGCGTCCCATTAGGGGCATTAGCTTCAGTGGCGACAGTGATGAGATATTTACGCTGCATCATCACCCATACTCTGACTCTTCCAAAGACCACCcacctattttttttatatacattgTGGATGGATTGTGGCAGCCGCACACACGTCCCTCTATTGCCTTTTCTATAAATAGCCCGCCAACCTTTCCTTTACCCCATCAAACCCACAACCTTTTTGCCTCCCTGTCTCTTCCCCTCAATTTGCTCTATCATCCGGATCAATTTTTGGtgtttatataaatatatatttagctTTTGTGCATGCTTCCTGATTGGCATAACAAACCACAAGGCTAAAGgccttaattttgtttgtttcgaAATTACAAGatccttttccttcttcttcgaTCTCCTTCTCCTTTTGGGTTCTTTTTGTTTCAGATTCTATAATATCTATAGATTCTCAGAAACATCTTTGGAAGATGGTTTGTTTGGTTTCTCGCACGGGAAGAGAGTTGCAAAGGTACAACAACTTGGGTTGCCGTCAAGTTGTCGGGTAAGTTGTCAATCTAattgattatattatattatattatattatatttcgTTTTCTTTGTTCAATTCATGGATGACTCAGAAAACGTGTTATTCTATTTCACTGTTAATTTCTTCTAATTATATTCTTTCACACTGCATTCCATGAATGAGGGCCGCGGCCCCCATTATAAATTTATAGCTTTTCTCAATTCCTATTCTGCATTGTTGTTTGctttattttcccttttcttttttaaaaaagggattttttttcaatattctaATGAATGCTTGATCATGGCGCAGATGCATACCTTATAGATACAAAAGTAATGGGTGTGATGAGAACATGAGCAATGAATTGGAAGTCCTTGTGATCAGTTCACAGAAAGGCCAAGGATTGACGTTCCCCAAggtataataatttaattaatgatatcaattttgttttgtgatgGGCAAATCatatcatttcatttcaaaggaaaagaaagaagaatcgATTTGTTCTCATGAGTGGACTAGTCttatcatttgatcattagATTATTCAGTAGCAcgctatatatatttttctttccagGGTGGTTGGGAACTTGACGAATCAACAATGGAAGAAGCTGCTTCACGAGAGTCACTTGAAGAAGCCGGGGTTCTTGGCAGCATCGAGGTTAGTGTCTCTTTACAATATTGTATTTGTTGCCGTCAATGGTTGCTCGTTTATTATCACGAGATCCGCTGTTCGAGTCACCTCAAAATGAATCGTGCCTTAATGGTGCATATATATGACAGTGTGAATTGGGAAAATGGAGCTTTATAAGCAAACGGCATGGCACATGTTATGAAGGGCACATGTTCCCTTTATTAGTGAAGGAGCAACTTGATCCATGGCCGGAGAAGAATGTACGCCGGAGACTATGGGTATGCTTTTGCCCAGtcaagaatttttatttatttatttattttctttcttccacaTTAAGGTTTCTCTGGCAGATGTGTCCTAATTGTCTATGTTGGAATTCtgtggtgtatatatatatatatatatagatgacgGCAGCCGAAGCCAGAGAAGTTTGTCAGCATTGGTGGATGAAGGAAGCCTTAGACATATTTGTTGAACGGCAGCACCAGAAAGAAGTTATTTC
This window encodes:
- the LOC132179738 gene encoding nudix hydrolase 17, mitochondrial-like translates to MVCLVSRTGRELQRYNNLGCRQVVGCIPYRYKSNGCDENMSNELEVLVISSQKGQGLTFPKGGWELDESTMEEAASRESLEEAGVLGSIECELGKWSFISKRHGTCYEGHMFPLLVKEQLDPWPEKNVRRRLWMTAAEAREVCQHWWMKEALDIFVERQHQKEVISPVF